The following proteins are encoded in a genomic region of Alphaproteobacteria bacterium:
- a CDS encoding ABC transporter permease subunit produces MSVLDILINYHTAFLGGLAVTLQLCAIIWISGIVLGAALGLAGAQQPLWVGAPSRLFSFLLGAVPLLVFLFWLHYPVQAMFNVVIDPFYTSAFTLSVINIFCVADIVRGALNDFPKQYLFAAKVTGLTRRQTVLRIQLPLILREVMPPLLLLQVSMLHASLFSSLISVEELFRVAQRINAQIYRPVEIYTALGVFFLAVCLPVNGFAYWLKKRFTRNMSEH; encoded by the coding sequence ATGTCGGTTCTGGATATCCTTATCAATTATCATACCGCCTTTCTGGGCGGTCTTGCCGTCACGCTGCAGCTTTGCGCGATAATATGGATCAGCGGCATCGTCCTTGGCGCGGCGCTGGGATTGGCGGGCGCGCAGCAGCCGCTATGGGTCGGCGCGCCGTCGCGGCTGTTTTCCTTCCTTCTCGGCGCGGTGCCGCTGCTGGTCTTCTTGTTCTGGCTGCATTATCCGGTGCAGGCGATGTTCAACGTCGTCATCGACCCGTTCTATACGTCGGCCTTCACGCTTTCCGTCATCAATATTTTCTGCGTGGCCGATATCGTTCGCGGCGCGCTGAACGATTTTCCCAAGCAATATCTGTTCGCGGCCAAGGTGACCGGCCTGACACGCCGGCAGACCGTGCTGCGCATCCAGCTGCCGCTGATCCTGCGCGAGGTCATGCCGCCGTTGTTGCTGTTGCAGGTTTCGATGCTGCACGCCTCGCTGTTTTCGAGCCTGATTTCCGTCGAGGAGCTGTTCCGCGTCGCGCAGCGCATCAACGCGCAGATATACCGCCCCGTGGAAATCTATACCGCGCTCGGCGTGTTCTTCCTGGCCGTATGCTTGCCCGTCAACGGCTTCGCCTATTGGCTCAAGAAACGATTCACCCGCAATATGTCGGAGCATTGA
- a CDS encoding YifB family Mg chelatase-like AAA ATPase: MVARIHTVAFSGTDVLAIDTQVQTLPGQVVFTIVGLPDKAVAESRERVRGALHALGLALPAKRLTVNLAPADVLKEGSHFDLPIALGVLTAMDILPREEMAGYVALGELALDGSLTGVAGILPAAVHANAGGRGLICPAKNGGEAAWAGEIDILAPANLLALINHFKGTQILARPTPEIQDRGGVHHADLRDIKGQETAKRALEVVAAGGHNLLMIGPPGSGKSMLAARLPGILPPLSPAEALEVSMIHSLAGLLEGGKLLHRRPFRDPHHSATQPALIGGGIRAKPGEISLAHHGVLFLDELPEFQRPTLEALRQPIESGRAVVARANHHVTYPARFQLVAAMNPCRCGYIDDPAQGCGRAPKCGQDYQTRISGPLLDRVDCQVEVGAVSIEELGLPPAREDSAAVAKRVAAARAIQAERYQSHKTSSGQQIRTNAETEGELLEKAAAPDQDGRNLLQTAAERLKLSARGYHRVLKVARTLADLGEEDTVRRVHIAEALTYRRLGSGP; the protein is encoded by the coding sequence ATGGTCGCACGTATCCATACCGTCGCTTTTTCCGGCACCGACGTGCTGGCCATCGATACCCAGGTGCAGACGCTGCCCGGCCAGGTCGTGTTCACCATCGTCGGCCTGCCCGACAAGGCAGTGGCCGAAAGCCGCGAGCGGGTGCGCGGCGCGCTGCATGCGCTCGGCCTCGCCTTGCCCGCCAAGCGCCTCACCGTCAATCTCGCCCCGGCGGACGTGCTGAAAGAAGGCAGCCATTTCGATCTGCCGATCGCGCTTGGCGTGCTGACCGCGATGGATATCCTGCCGCGCGAGGAAATGGCGGGCTATGTCGCACTCGGCGAACTGGCGCTCGACGGCTCCCTGACCGGCGTCGCCGGGATTCTTCCCGCCGCCGTCCATGCTAATGCGGGCGGGCGCGGGCTGATCTGCCCGGCAAAGAACGGCGGCGAGGCGGCATGGGCGGGAGAGATCGACATTCTCGCGCCCGCCAATCTTCTGGCGCTGATCAATCATTTCAAGGGCACGCAAATCCTGGCGCGGCCCACGCCGGAAATACAGGATCGCGGCGGCGTCCATCATGCCGATTTGCGCGACATCAAGGGACAGGAAACCGCCAAGCGCGCGCTGGAAGTCGTGGCGGCGGGCGGCCATAACCTGTTGATGATCGGCCCGCCCGGCTCGGGCAAGAGCATGCTCGCGGCACGGCTGCCGGGCATCCTGCCGCCTTTGTCGCCCGCCGAGGCGCTGGAAGTGTCGATGATCCATTCGCTCGCGGGGCTGCTGGAAGGCGGCAAGCTCCTGCACCGCCGCCCGTTCCGCGATCCGCATCATTCGGCGACGCAGCCCGCGCTGATCGGCGGCGGGATTCGCGCCAAGCCGGGCGAGATATCGCTGGCGCACCATGGGGTCCTGTTTCTCGACGAATTGCCGGAGTTCCAGCGGCCCACGCTCGAAGCCTTGCGCCAGCCCATCGAATCGGGCCGCGCCGTGGTCGCGCGCGCCAATCATCATGTGACCTATCCCGCGCGCTTTCAGCTTGTCGCCGCGATGAATCCGTGCCGCTGCGGCTATATCGACGATCCGGCGCAGGGCTGCGGCCGCGCGCCGAAATGCGGCCAGGATTATCAGACCAGGATTTCCGGCCCTCTGCTCGACCGCGTGGACTGCCAGGTGGAAGTCGGCGCGGTCAGCATCGAGGAGCTCGGCCTGCCGCCAGCGCGCGAGGATTCCGCGGCGGTCGCCAAAAGGGTCGCGGCGGCCCGCGCCATTCAGGCCGAGCGATACCAGTCGCACAAAACCTCGAGCGGCCAGCAGATTCGTACCAATGCCGAGACCGAAGGCGAATTGCTGGAAAAAGCCGCGGCGCCCGATCAGGACGGGCGCAATTTGCTGCAAACCGCCGCGGAGCGTCTTAAATTATCCGCGCGCGGCTATCACCGCGTGCTGAAAGTCGCGCGCACGCTTGCCGATTTGGGGGAAGAAGATACCGTCCGCCGCGTCCATATCGCCGAAGCGCTGACCTACCGCCGGTTAGGGTCTGGGCCCTAA
- a CDS encoding ribbon-helix-helix domain-containing protein, with protein sequence MRDSSRAKRPLPDRNKNGHGCDFISRNIRVCGRRTSIRLERAMWQALEDISARESVAIRDLCSIVDERRRGNNLTAAVRLFIIGYFRIAAMGANPLPPLPTTYTSPPPSPPPPKPKTSFSDNYLGPLVIAAIIALE encoded by the coding sequence ATGCGCGACAGTTCCAGGGCGAAACGGCCATTACCGGATCGAAATAAAAACGGACATGGATGCGACTTCATCAGCCGCAATATTCGTGTTTGCGGAAGACGGACCTCGATCCGCCTGGAACGCGCGATGTGGCAAGCTCTCGAAGACATCAGCGCCCGCGAATCGGTGGCGATTCGCGATTTATGCAGCATCGTCGATGAACGGCGGCGCGGCAATAATCTTACCGCGGCCGTCCGCCTTTTTATCATCGGCTATTTTCGCATTGCGGCGATGGGCGCCAATCCCTTGCCGCCGCTGCCCACGACCTATACTTCGCCGCCGCCATCACCGCCGCCGCCTAAACCGAAGACAAGCTTCTCGGACAACTATCTCGGCCCTCTCGTGATCGCCGCGATCATAGCGCTCGAATAG
- the secF gene encoding protein translocase subunit SecF yields MKFKPIHWVKIDTNVDFVAKRWWAFGVTIGLMLITVVALAVQGLNLGIDFKGGILIEAQSKQTIDVTALRADLESLHLGEISLQEFGSPRDVLIRIQRQAGGQAEGHPAGQAADDSTQMAAIEKVRAKLGPGYEYRRVEVVGPTIGAELLRAGLLAVLFAMLAIALYVVFRFEWQFGVAVLMAAMHDVFVTVGLFAVLQLDFNLTAIAALLTLAGYSINDTVVVFDRIRETIRRHKTENLRAVINASVNQTLSRTIMTAGTTLLALLPLILFGGQAMLNFSLALAWGVLVGTYSSIYVAAALLLYMPPLRRMELKAA; encoded by the coding sequence ATGAAATTCAAGCCAATTCACTGGGTTAAAATCGATACCAATGTCGATTTCGTCGCCAAACGCTGGTGGGCGTTCGGCGTGACGATAGGGTTGATGCTCATTACGGTCGTGGCGCTTGCGGTGCAGGGGCTTAACCTCGGCATCGATTTCAAGGGCGGCATTCTGATCGAGGCCCAATCCAAGCAAACGATCGACGTGACGGCGCTGCGCGCCGATCTGGAAAGCCTCCATCTCGGCGAAATATCCTTGCAGGAATTCGGCAGCCCGCGCGACGTGCTGATCCGCATTCAGCGCCAGGCGGGGGGGCAGGCGGAAGGTCATCCGGCGGGCCAGGCGGCGGATGACAGCACGCAAATGGCCGCCATCGAGAAGGTGCGCGCCAAGCTCGGGCCGGGCTATGAATACCGGCGAGTCGAAGTGGTCGGGCCGACCATCGGTGCGGAATTGCTGCGGGCCGGGCTGCTCGCGGTTCTGTTCGCGATGCTGGCGATCGCGCTCTATGTCGTTTTCCGTTTCGAATGGCAGTTCGGTGTCGCCGTCCTGATGGCCGCCATGCATGACGTGTTCGTGACGGTCGGGCTGTTCGCCGTGCTGCAGCTGGACTTCAATCTCACGGCGATCGCGGCGCTGCTTACGCTCGCGGGCTATTCGATCAACGATACCGTCGTGGTATTCGACCGTATCCGGGAAACCATCAGGCGGCACAAGACCGAAAACCTTCGCGCCGTCATCAACGCGTCGGTCAATCAGACATTGTCGCGTACGATCATGACGGCGGGAACGACGCTGCTTGCCTTGCTGCCGCTGATTCTGTTCGGCGGACAGGCCATGCTGAATTTCTCTCTCGCCTTGGCATGGGGCGTTCTGGTCGGCACCTATTCGTCGATTTATGTCGCGGCCGCGCTTTTGCTCTATATGCCGCCGCTCAGGCGCATGGAACTGAAGGCAGCCTAG
- a CDS encoding AAA family ATPase — protein MGKKLIVLSGCSGGGKSTLLDELGKNGHTVMPEAGREIVKEQLAIKGGIMPWQSPQAFCELIIARSVEKFHQAAEAPGQDGLVFFDRSFLDGVAGYQSLKIADSGKIRPSHR, from the coding sequence TTGGGTAAAAAACTCATCGTCCTGTCCGGCTGTTCCGGCGGCGGAAAATCGACGCTTCTCGATGAACTCGGCAAAAACGGCCATACCGTCATGCCGGAAGCCGGCAGGGAAATCGTCAAGGAACAGCTGGCGATCAAGGGCGGCATCATGCCCTGGCAGAGCCCCCAGGCTTTTTGCGAATTGATCATCGCCAGATCGGTCGAGAAATTTCATCAGGCGGCGGAAGCGCCCGGACAGGACGGCCTGGTCTTCTTCGACCGGAGTTTTCTTGACGGCGTCGCCGGTTATCAAAGCTTGAAAATCGCGGACTCGGGAAAAATACGACCATCTCATCGATGA
- a CDS encoding AAA family ATPase has product MTPPWKEIFCQDDERKHCFEDAVAEYERLTAFYPKCGYRILEIPKTGVQERLRFVMSNIS; this is encoded by the coding sequence ATGACGCCGCCCTGGAAAGAAATTTTCTGTCAAGACGACGAACGCAAGCATTGCTTTGAAGACGCGGTCGCCGAATATGAGCGATTGACGGCATTCTACCCCAAATGCGGCTACCGGATTCTCGAAATTCCCAAAACCGGCGTGCAGGAACGCCTGCGATTCGTGATGTCCAATATTTCTTAA
- a CDS encoding tetratricopeptide repeat protein: MPTLKQAIDLHRAGKLPEAERAYRAIVTASPREADAWSLLGVALEGQGKAGEAVAAIRRAVALDPKAPLFRFHLGNAFMASGDAEAAAKELQLAARMQPDLAEAHYNLGNALRAIGNNPAAIAAYRDCLRYMPTLHQARNNLALLISAAGDYDGAFAELQHVLAEDPGNIQARVNLANIADESGRRDMAYQEALKAVKLNPNYPDALFVFGLACIRLGRDKDAIAAYRRLVEIDTGNFAAWDNYAQCLQATGDYAGAEASYKKALAIKPDDPDVNYHIALLDLLLGRLDQGFAGYAWRFKAIKLLKRAAVPAPLWDGSDPAGKTILVADEQGFGDSIMFCRYLPLLRSRGAQVIYACRAPLQSLLQGWDGADRFVALGDAAKTVCDAHASMMDLPHLMGTGPDAMPGRIPYIPVPPGDVPPELAEEKNLRVGIVWAGNKDHKHDHRRSIEFSAFSAICGVEGVRYYNLLRPSDLRGEEAARFRQARYRRSWREDRRFRRYGAVHGGA, encoded by the coding sequence ATGCCCACCCTTAAGCAAGCCATCGACCTGCACCGCGCCGGAAAGCTGCCGGAGGCGGAGCGCGCCTATCGCGCTATCGTGACGGCGAGCCCGCGCGAGGCCGATGCCTGGTCGCTGCTCGGCGTCGCGCTCGAGGGCCAGGGCAAGGCCGGAGAAGCCGTCGCGGCGATCCGCCGGGCGGTGGCGCTCGATCCCAAAGCGCCGTTGTTCCGATTCCATCTCGGCAACGCATTCATGGCCTCGGGCGACGCCGAAGCCGCCGCCAAGGAACTCCAGCTCGCGGCGCGGATGCAGCCCGATCTGGCCGAGGCGCATTACAATCTCGGCAACGCGCTGCGCGCCATCGGCAACAACCCGGCGGCCATCGCGGCATACCGCGACTGCCTGCGCTATATGCCGACGCTGCATCAGGCGCGCAACAATCTCGCGCTGCTGATTTCGGCGGCGGGCGATTACGACGGCGCGTTCGCCGAGCTGCAGCACGTGCTGGCCGAAGACCCCGGTAATATCCAGGCGCGCGTCAATCTCGCCAATATCGCCGATGAATCCGGGCGCCGCGACATGGCCTATCAGGAAGCGCTCAAGGCGGTAAAGCTCAATCCGAATTATCCCGACGCGCTGTTCGTTTTCGGCCTCGCCTGCATCAGGCTGGGTCGCGACAAGGACGCCATCGCCGCCTATCGCCGCCTGGTCGAGATCGATACCGGCAATTTCGCCGCCTGGGACAATTACGCCCAATGCCTGCAAGCGACCGGCGACTACGCCGGGGCCGAGGCGAGCTATAAGAAGGCGCTGGCGATCAAGCCCGACGATCCGGACGTCAATTATCACATAGCCCTGCTCGATCTGCTGCTGGGCCGCCTCGACCAGGGATTCGCCGGTTATGCCTGGCGCTTCAAGGCTATCAAACTCCTCAAGCGCGCGGCGGTTCCCGCGCCGCTATGGGATGGAAGCGATCCGGCGGGGAAAACCATTCTCGTCGCCGACGAGCAGGGCTTCGGCGACAGCATCATGTTCTGCCGCTATTTGCCGCTGCTGCGGTCGCGCGGCGCGCAAGTGATCTATGCCTGCCGCGCGCCGCTGCAGTCCTTATTGCAGGGATGGGACGGCGCGGACCGGTTTGTCGCGCTGGGCGACGCGGCGAAGACGGTTTGCGACGCCCATGCGTCGATGATGGATTTGCCGCATCTGATGGGCACGGGGCCGGACGCCATGCCGGGACGCATTCCCTATATCCCGGTTCCTCCCGGCGACGTCCCGCCCGAACTGGCCGAGGAAAAGAATCTGCGCGTCGGCATCGTCTGGGCAGGCAACAAGGATCACAAGCACGATCATCGCCGCTCGATCGAATTTTCCGCGTTCAGCGCGATCTGCGGCGTCGAAGGCGTGCGGTATTACAATCTTTTGCGCCCGTCCGATTTGCGCGGCGAGGAGGCGGCGCGATTTCGGCAAGCTCGGTATCGCCGATCTTGGCGCGAAGATAGGCGATTTCGCCGATACGGCGCGGTTCATGGCGGCGCTTGA
- a CDS encoding IMP dehydrogenase codes for MLYQGRAYKTYRGMGSLGAMAKGSADRYFQKQAQDPHELVPEGVEGRVPYKGPVGQVVHQLAGGLRAAMGYTGAATIEDLQKRAKFVRITGAGLKESHVHDIQITAEAPNYRVD; via the coding sequence GTGCTGTATCAGGGCCGCGCCTATAAGACCTATCGCGGCATGGGATCATTGGGGGCAATGGCGAAAGGCTCCGCCGACCGCTATTTCCAGAAGCAGGCGCAGGACCCGCATGAGCTCGTGCCGGAAGGCGTCGAGGGCCGCGTGCCGTATAAAGGCCCGGTGGGGCAGGTGGTGCATCAGCTCGCGGGAGGCTTGCGCGCGGCGATGGGCTATACGGGAGCGGCGACCATCGAGGATCTGCAAAAGCGCGCGAAATTCGTGCGCATCACCGGCGCGGGCCTCAAGGAAAGCCACGTCCACGATATCCAGATCACCGCCGAGGCGCCGAATTACCGGGTGGATTGA
- a CDS encoding type III pantothenate kinase codes for MLLALDVGNTNVVIGVYRGRGKDAELAGDWRIGTDRDKTADEYGMALQALLAHGGLKLGDIRHVAISSVVPPMSRMLSELARRYFKTEAFFVSAQGDIGIAIHYKGPVEVGADRICDAVGAFAKYGGPAIVVDYGTATTFNAIAANGDYLGGAIAPGIGISMDALFQRASRLHRVEFAAPPRAIGETMAEAMQSGLVFGYAGQTDAIVARIRKELGGGAKVIATGGLAPLIQTPAPPSRS; via the coding sequence ATGCTGCTGGCTCTGGATGTCGGAAACACTAATGTCGTCATCGGCGTCTATCGCGGGCGCGGCAAGGACGCCGAGCTTGCCGGCGATTGGCGCATCGGCACCGACAGAGACAAGACCGCAGATGAATACGGCATGGCGCTGCAGGCGCTGCTGGCGCATGGCGGGCTGAAGCTCGGCGATATCCGCCATGTCGCGATCTCCAGCGTCGTGCCGCCGATGAGCCGCATGCTGTCCGAACTGGCGCGGCGCTATTTCAAGACCGAGGCCTTCTTCGTCTCGGCGCAGGGCGATATCGGCATTGCCATCCATTATAAAGGTCCGGTGGAAGTCGGCGCGGATCGCATCTGCGACGCCGTCGGCGCTTTCGCCAAATATGGCGGCCCGGCCATCGTTGTCGATTACGGCACCGCCACGACCTTCAACGCCATCGCCGCGAACGGCGATTATCTGGGCGGGGCCATCGCGCCCGGCATCGGCATCTCGATGGACGCGCTGTTTCAGCGGGCCTCGCGGCTGCACCGGGTAGAATTCGCCGCGCCGCCGCGCGCCATCGGCGAGACGATGGCCGAGGCGATGCAAAGCGGCCTAGTCTTCGGCTATGCGGGCCAGACCGACGCCATCGTTGCGCGCATCCGCAAAGAGCTTGGCGGCGGCGCGAAAGTGATCGCCACCGGAGGGCTTGCCCCTCTCATTCAAACGCCAGCGCCACCATCGAGATCGTAG
- a CDS encoding phosphopantothenate/pantothenate synthetase family protein codes for MAELGKAIPAKLEVNVFYGRTAEREKKIAEFLQSHGAGEVLGVNPDAKVPNLASARGSVDSQGIAKADVVVVCLEDGDRTRR; via the coding sequence CTGGCCGAACTCGGGAAGGCGATTCCGGCCAAGCTCGAGGTCAATGTCTTCTACGGCCGCACGGCGGAGCGCGAAAAGAAAATCGCCGAGTTTCTGCAATCCCATGGCGCCGGGGAGGTTCTCGGGGTCAATCCGGACGCCAAGGTTCCTAATCTCGCCTCCGCGCGCGGCAGCGTCGATAGCCAGGGCATCGCCAAGGCCGATGTCGTCGTCGTGTGCCTGGAGGATGGCGACCGCACGAGGCGCTGA
- a CDS encoding stimulus-sensing domain-containing protein, giving the protein MTEGRDRTPDDKGQAALRRPLASVIRHPPSVSPLTWRIMAVNMLALAILGGSMVLSRRLSGAPDSGGSRGAVARSADDRQRFGRRRGHRRREERDILSPDLARSMVRRLVESSDSRMRLFDAEGELIADSRMLAVTREAIQIEDVPPPDGWRIGMFWQILTDFVAEKIPRQFTRPMRSRPNSAPSITPSPPRRCKEPWRPPSGACRRAICCWPPPCRAWL; this is encoded by the coding sequence ATGACCGAAGGCAGGGATCGGACGCCGGATGACAAAGGACAGGCGGCGCTGCGCCGCCCGCTGGCTTCGGTTATCCGCCACCCGCCGTCCGTCTCCCCGCTTACCTGGCGCATCATGGCGGTCAATATGCTGGCGCTCGCCATTCTGGGCGGCAGCATGGTTCTATCTCGGCGGCTATCAGGAGCGCCTGATTCAGGCGGATCTCGAGGCGCTGTCGCTCGAAGCGCGGATGATCGCCAGCGCTTTGGGAGAAGGCGCGGTCATCGCCGGCGAGAGGAACGCGACATCCTCTCGCCCGATCTGGCCCGCTCCATGGTGCGGCGTCTGGTCGAAAGCTCGGACAGCCGCATGCGGCTTTTCGACGCCGAAGGCGAGCTGATCGCCGACAGCCGCATGCTGGCCGTGACGCGCGAAGCGATCCAGATCGAGGACGTGCCGCCGCCCGACGGCTGGCGCATCGGGATGTTTTGGCAAATCCTGACCGATTTCGTCGCCGAAAAAATTCCGCGGCAGTTTACGCGCCCTATGAGGAGCAGACCGAACAGCGCGCCGAGCATTACTCCATCGCCGCCAAGGCGCTGCAAGGAACCGTGGCGACCGCCGTCTGGCGCTTGCCGCAGGGCAATCTGCTGCTGGCCGCCGCCGTGCCGTGCATGGCTATAA